In the genome of Columba livia isolate bColLiv1 breed racing homer chromosome 1, bColLiv1.pat.W.v2, whole genome shotgun sequence, the window TCCTGCCCCCGCCACCGCCACCGTGGCTCTGCCCGACCCCGCTCTCCTCGCTCCGGATCAGCCCCTGCCCGTCCCGGGGAGACTCCCTTCCGCCCTCTTCGTTTCTCTCGGCTGCACCCAAACCCCCCGGTGCCCCTTCCCCGACGCCCCTCTACCCTTCAACGCATCTCCTACAAGGAAAACTTGCCTTAAAGTTTAATGCTGCCGCCGGAgctcctccccctgccccgccGGCTCCCCCGGCCCTGAGCCGGGGTCAGGAGGAGTCCCAGGGGCGGCGATCAAGGTCAGGGAGAGGATTCGTCCCGCTGCCGCTCCGGGGCtgaggctggggaaggaggggcGGCCCGCCCGGCCCATCTCCTCCGCTTCGCCACGGCGAGCGGACGGCGGCgccgggcggccccgctgcAGCCCGCCCGGGGAGGGCTCCGCTGGCGGCCGCGGCCCGGCTCCGGCAGCGGGCGGGGAGCAGAGCGGAGCCAGAGGAGGGGCGGGGGTACTGGCTGCATCGCGCGTGGAAGAAAAGCTTCCAGGTGGCTGCACCGCTCCATCGGGGCTACTAGCCGGCTCCTGGGGTCAGCGGTTCATTCCTTCTGTCCACGGGCCTCGCATGGACCTTGTATCCAAAGGATCTGGCTGCTAGAGTAGCTGCTTTGAATACGTTGATTTCCAAGTGCCTTGATTTATTATCCTAACTGGCGAAGCAGCCCCTGAAAGGGGTATTCTGGGatgaaaaaaagggaggaaacagaaaagaggCACTAAGATTTTCATTTAATCACAACCATAGTCAGAAATTCTGttgcttcaaaaatatttgagctttttttttttttcttttccctctctgttTTAGTGGCTGTACCAGGACTGTCTCTAGACTGACTCCCTCAGCTGTAGTAGTTGCTTGGGACCATGGCAGCAGGAGTAGCAGCTTGGTTACCCTTTGCCAGGGCAGCGGCCATAGGATGGATGCCAGTGGCCACAGGTCCCATGCCAGCTGCTCCACGGCAGGAGAGGAAGCGAAGCCAGGACTCTCTGATTGTGCTGAATGTGAGTGGCATCCAGTTCCAGACATGGCTGGACACCTTAGAGCGTTACCCCGATACTCTTTTGGGCAGTTCAGAGCGGGACTTCTTCTACCACCCTGAGACGCAGCAATACTTTTTTGATCGGGACCCTGACATTTTCCGCCACATTCTTAACTTCTACCGTACTGGGAAGCTTCATTATCCCCGCCAGGAGTGCATCTCAGCTTATGATGAGGAGCTAGCCTTCTTTGGCATCATCCCTGAGATCATTGGTGACTGCTGTTATGAGGAGTATAAGGATCGCCGGCGTGAGAATGCTGAGCGTCTGCAGGATGATGCTGATCAGGATCATGCAGCTGAGAGCTCCCTACCCTCAATGACAGCTCGACAGAGGATGTGGCGGGCCTTTGAAAACCCACACACCAGTACACTGGCTCTGGTCTTCTACTATGTCACTGGTTTCTTCATTGCTGTCTCTGTTATTGCAAATGTAGTGGAGACAGTGCCCTGTGGGGTAAGCCCGGGTCGCATCAAGGAGCTGCCCTGTGGAGAGCGCTATGCTGTGGCTTTCTTCTGTCTGGATACTGCCTGTGTCATGATCTTCACAGTTGAATATCTCCTACGTCTGCTGGCAGCCCCTAGTCGCTACAAATTTGTGCGCAGTGTCATGAGTATCATTGATGTGGTCGCCATCATGCCGTATTACATTGGCCTGGTGATGACAGATAATGAGGATGTCAGTGGGGCTTTTGTGACTCTACGAGTCTTTCGTGTCTTCAGGATCTTTAAGTTTTCCCGCCACTCACAGGGGCTGCGCATCCTGGGCTACACCCTGAAAAGTTGTGCCTCAGAGTTAGGCTTCCTCCTCTTTTCACTCACTATGGCCATCATCATCTTTGCCACAGTCATGTACTATGCAGAGAAAGGTTCATCAGCCAGCAAGTTcaccagcatccctgcagcctTTTGGTACACCATTGTCACCATGACAACATTGGGGTAAGTGCAGCTGGTGTTTGGTTACCGTCAATGTTTCAACAAGTGTATTGGCACAAACGGAAAATagtcaattttaaaaaaaatgttgctagaAAAAATGCAAGGGTATGTTTTTCTTACAGAACTTTATAAATATGACTCAtcacttctttctaaatgtTTTACACATGCAAGTGACTTCTAAGTTTTGCTGAAGTTAAAATAACCCAACATACAAACCTGCAGATAAACTGAAAaagtaaacaacaaaacaaaatcttgaAGCTGTTCAGGTTCTTTGCAATTTTATCTAgcattttatttggttttggatagtgaaactgaaatattttatg includes:
- the LOC135578632 gene encoding uncharacterized protein LOC135578632 produces the protein MIHCRPPNPYGTPGSCPAPAPAVLRPRWPPSPPRSHCPAPTPPPGSPGFALRCSLSRSRGCHMHPIFCRWLQSTPLLPPPPPPWLCPTPLSSLRISPCPSRGDSLPPSSFLSAAPKPPGAPSPTPLYPSTHLLQGKLALKFNAAAGAPPPAPPAPPALSRGQEESQGRRSRSGRGFVPLPLRG
- the KCND2 gene encoding potassium voltage-gated channel subfamily D member 2, which codes for MAAGVAAWLPFARAAAIGWMPVATGPMPAAPRQERKRSQDSLIVLNVSGIQFQTWLDTLERYPDTLLGSSERDFFYHPETQQYFFDRDPDIFRHILNFYRTGKLHYPRQECISAYDEELAFFGIIPEIIGDCCYEEYKDRRRENAERLQDDADQDHAAESSLPSMTARQRMWRAFENPHTSTLALVFYYVTGFFIAVSVIANVVETVPCGVSPGRIKELPCGERYAVAFFCLDTACVMIFTVEYLLRLLAAPSRYKFVRSVMSIIDVVAIMPYYIGLVMTDNEDVSGAFVTLRVFRVFRIFKFSRHSQGLRILGYTLKSCASELGFLLFSLTMAIIIFATVMYYAEKGSSASKFTSIPAAFWYTIVTMTTLGYGDMVPKTIAGKIFGSICSLSGVLVIALPVPVIVSNFSRIYHQNQRADKRRAQKKARLARIRAAKSGSANAYMQSKRNGLLSNQLQQSSSEEEQAFVSKSGSSFETQHHHLLHCLEKTTNHEFVDEQVYEESCMEVSTVNRPPSHSPSLSSQQGVTSTCCSRRHKKTYRIPNTTITGSRPGSVQELSTIQIRCVERTPLSNSRSSLNAKVEECVKLNCEQPYVTTAIISIPTPPVTTPEGDDRPESPEYSGGNIVRVSAL